The following coding sequences lie in one Frigoribacterium sp. SL97 genomic window:
- a CDS encoding DUF429 domain-containing protein: protein MTTPRPRYLGVDLAWRDSTPERPANETGLAVIDADGTVLDAGWARGVDEVEAWVRRWSTPGSVVAVDAPVLVPNATGMRASERLVARAYGRWHVSANASSASLPWLGGRTLGERLERAGGVYDDGVVPVEADAVGHFECYPYTTLVGMTELAYDDKRPRYKRPDLTLPKEARREARAAACDELLRRLGGLARAEVPLRLDSHPVSAALLEEPSPLVDRAYKHREDLLDALVCAWTAALRARTPERLQVLGVDTEPDDRGRRATLISPARPEQRLGPAPVARVG from the coding sequence GTGACCACACCCCGGCCCCGCTACCTCGGCGTCGACCTCGCCTGGCGCGACTCGACGCCCGAGCGCCCCGCGAACGAGACCGGCCTGGCCGTGATCGACGCCGACGGCACGGTGCTCGACGCCGGCTGGGCGCGCGGCGTCGACGAGGTCGAGGCGTGGGTCCGACGCTGGTCGACGCCCGGCTCGGTCGTCGCGGTCGACGCCCCCGTGCTCGTGCCGAACGCCACGGGCATGCGGGCGAGCGAACGCCTCGTGGCGCGTGCCTACGGTCGCTGGCACGTGTCGGCCAACGCGAGCAGCGCCTCCCTGCCCTGGCTCGGCGGGCGCACCCTCGGCGAGCGCCTCGAGCGTGCCGGCGGCGTCTACGACGACGGCGTCGTGCCGGTGGAGGCCGACGCGGTGGGGCACTTCGAGTGCTACCCGTACACGACGCTCGTCGGCATGACCGAGCTCGCCTACGACGACAAGCGTCCCCGCTACAAGCGACCCGACCTCACCCTGCCCAAGGAGGCGCGGCGCGAGGCCCGCGCGGCGGCCTGCGACGAGCTGCTGCGTCGGCTGGGCGGGCTCGCCCGGGCCGAGGTGCCGTTGCGCCTCGACTCGCACCCGGTGTCGGCGGCGCTGCTCGAGGAGCCCTCGCCGCTGGTGGACCGGGCCTACAAACACCGCGAGGACCTGCTCGACGCGCTGGTCTGCGCCTGGACGGCGGCACTCCGCGCGCGGACGCCCGAGCGCCTGCAGGTGCTGGGCGTCGACACCGAGCCGGACGACCGCGGGAGGCGCGCGACGCTGATCTCACCGGCCCGCCCCGAGCAGCGCCTCGGCCCCGCCCCTGTGGCGCGGGTCGGCTGA
- a CDS encoding GNAT family N-acetyltransferase, whose translation MPARPVTVRRTTADDWQRVRDLRLAMLANTPIAYGETLAVARRHAEAEWRMRGARGEAEHGTSLVAIDDGTGDWVGAMGGFLQSAGQPLLVGVYVAPSHRGRSAGVTDLLLDGVETWAATEGDTLRLHVHEQNERAIAFYRRRGYEPTGHTNPYALDPTARELEMLAPLR comes from the coding sequence ATGCCCGCACGACCCGTGACCGTCCGCCGCACGACCGCCGACGACTGGCAGCGCGTCCGCGACCTGCGCCTCGCGATGCTCGCGAACACGCCGATCGCCTACGGCGAGACGCTCGCCGTCGCCCGTCGTCACGCCGAGGCCGAGTGGCGGATGCGCGGGGCCCGGGGCGAGGCCGAGCACGGCACCTCGCTGGTCGCGATCGACGACGGGACGGGCGACTGGGTCGGCGCCATGGGCGGCTTCCTGCAGTCGGCGGGGCAGCCCCTGCTGGTCGGCGTGTACGTCGCCCCGAGCCATCGAGGGCGCTCGGCCGGGGTCACCGACCTGCTGCTCGACGGCGTCGAGACGTGGGCCGCGACCGAGGGCGACACCCTGCGCCTGCACGTCCACGAGCAGAACGAGCGGGCCATCGCGTTCTACCGTCGACGCGGGTACGAACCGACCGGACACACGAACCCCTACGCCCTCGACCCCACCGCGCGCGAGCTCGAGATGCTCGCGCCGCTGCGCTGA
- a CDS encoding YchJ family protein, with product MLPAAPAAGSGRDLDDSARCPCLSGETYGSCCGPLHRGTTPAPTAERLMRSRYSAFVLARASYLLETWHPTTRPATLEVDPGTRWFRLDVVRTHAGGPFDDEGTVEFEAHFRDDDGVGTQHEVSRFARVDRRWLYVDGISG from the coding sequence ATGCTTCCTGCTGCCCCCGCCGCCGGCTCCGGCCGCGACCTCGACGACTCGGCCCGGTGCCCCTGCCTCAGCGGCGAGACCTACGGATCGTGCTGCGGGCCGCTGCACCGGGGCACGACGCCCGCCCCGACGGCGGAACGGTTGATGCGCTCGCGGTACTCGGCGTTCGTGCTCGCCCGCGCCTCCTACCTGCTCGAGACGTGGCACCCGACGACGCGGCCCGCGACGCTCGAGGTCGATCCGGGCACGCGCTGGTTCCGGCTCGACGTCGTGCGGACGCACGCGGGCGGACCGTTCGACGACGAGGGGACGGTGGAGTTCGAGGCGCACTTCCGCGACGACGACGGCGTGGGGACGCAGCACGAGGTCAGCCGGTTCGCCCGGGTCGACCGGCGGTGGCTCTACGTCGACGGGATCTCGGGCTGA
- a CDS encoding metallophosphoesterase family protein, whose protein sequence is MHALPPGALRIVHLSDAHLLADGALHQGVVDTTEALDLVLAEAARVEGVRLLVGSGDLSDDGTRASYRHLLERTDAWARAAGAEVVLVPGNHDVREPFAEVLGGDPARPLDLVRDVDGWRVVGLDTSVPGAGYGLLRPEQLAWLRDELATPAERGTVLVLHHPPIAAPTTLHESLALQDPEALAAVLEASDVRVVLAGHYHRHVVGHLAGVPVVVAPGVANDTDVLATVGTERAVRGSGFAVVEVAADGSVRSTVVRAHDPRDGDEVFVLDEAAVARIAAEAGPSPRGRA, encoded by the coding sequence ATGCACGCCCTGCCGCCCGGAGCCCTCCGCATCGTCCACCTCAGCGATGCCCACCTGCTCGCCGACGGGGCCCTGCACCAGGGTGTCGTCGACACGACCGAGGCCCTCGACCTCGTGCTGGCGGAGGCCGCGCGGGTCGAGGGGGTGCGACTGCTGGTGGGGTCGGGTGACCTGTCGGACGACGGGACCCGCGCCTCCTACCGGCACCTCCTCGAACGCACCGACGCCTGGGCCCGAGCGGCCGGTGCCGAGGTGGTGCTCGTGCCGGGCAACCACGACGTGCGCGAGCCCTTCGCCGAGGTGCTCGGCGGCGACCCGGCGAGGCCGCTCGACCTCGTGCGCGACGTCGACGGCTGGCGGGTGGTCGGGCTCGACACGTCCGTGCCCGGGGCCGGCTACGGACTGCTGCGACCCGAGCAGCTCGCCTGGTTGCGCGACGAGCTCGCGACGCCCGCCGAGCGGGGCACCGTGCTCGTGCTGCACCACCCGCCGATCGCGGCGCCGACGACCCTGCACGAGTCGCTCGCCCTGCAGGACCCGGAGGCGCTGGCCGCGGTCCTCGAGGCGTCGGACGTCCGCGTCGTCCTCGCCGGGCACTACCACCGCCACGTCGTCGGCCACCTCGCGGGCGTCCCCGTGGTGGTCGCGCCCGGGGTGGCGAACGACACGGACGTGCTGGCGACCGTCGGCACGGAACGGGCCGTGCGCGGCTCGGGCTTCGCCGTGGTCGAGGTGGCGGCCGACGGGTCGGTGCGCTCGACCGTCGTGCGCGCGCACGACCCGCGCGACGGCGACGAGGTCTTCGTGCTCGACGAGGCCGCCGTCGCCCGCATCGCCGCCGAGGCCGGACCGTCGCCCAGGGGCCGCGCGTAG
- a CDS encoding NAD-dependent epimerase/dehydratase family protein has translation MRVVVVGATGNLGTALLTRLQAEPEVTSLVGVARRGPRMATPPYGEVTWFSIDVGADDSPVALERAFAGADAVVHLGWALQPSHRKAVMYRTNVLGTSHVLDAAARAGVPHVLVASSVGAYSRGPKGRRVDETYKTKGVRRSSYSKHKSINERVMDAFVEQHPEVTLTRMRPGLVFQASAASEIVGLFAGRWVPTRWMQRVRPPFIPLAPRFVSQVVHASDVADAFWRAIDRRAGGAFNLAAEPVVDPDRIARAFGSRLLPVPYRLLRAVVQLTWLARLQPTEPGWLDIAAKIPVMSTEKARDVLGWTPRHTSDETLREFAHALAHRTNHEGSHPLHG, from the coding sequence ATGCGCGTGGTCGTCGTCGGAGCCACGGGCAACCTGGGCACCGCCCTGCTCACCCGTCTGCAGGCCGAACCCGAGGTGACCTCCCTCGTCGGCGTCGCCCGCCGGGGGCCGCGCATGGCGACGCCGCCGTACGGCGAGGTGACCTGGTTCTCGATCGACGTCGGGGCCGACGACTCACCCGTGGCCCTCGAGCGGGCGTTCGCCGGGGCCGACGCCGTCGTGCACCTCGGCTGGGCCCTGCAGCCGAGCCACCGCAAGGCCGTCATGTACCGCACGAACGTGCTCGGCACCTCGCACGTCCTCGACGCCGCCGCCCGGGCCGGCGTGCCGCACGTGCTCGTCGCGTCGTCGGTCGGCGCCTACTCGCGGGGCCCCAAGGGTCGACGCGTCGACGAGACCTACAAGACCAAGGGCGTCCGCCGCTCCAGCTACTCGAAGCACAAGTCGATCAACGAGCGCGTCATGGACGCCTTCGTCGAGCAGCACCCCGAGGTCACGCTGACCCGCATGCGCCCGGGCCTCGTGTTCCAGGCCTCCGCGGCGAGCGAGATCGTCGGACTCTTCGCCGGTCGCTGGGTGCCCACCCGCTGGATGCAGCGCGTGCGCCCCCCGTTCATCCCGCTCGCCCCGCGCTTCGTGTCGCAGGTCGTGCACGCGAGCGACGTCGCGGACGCGTTCTGGCGGGCCATCGACCGCCGCGCCGGTGGGGCCTTCAACCTCGCCGCCGAACCCGTGGTCGACCCCGACCGCATCGCCCGGGCCTTCGGCTCCCGCCTGCTGCCCGTGCCCTACCGCCTGTTGCGCGCCGTCGTCCAGCTCACCTGGCTGGCCCGCCTGCAGCCGACCGAGCCGGGCTGGCTCGACATCGCGGCCAAGATCCCGGTCATGTCGACCGAGAAGGCCCGGGACGTCCTCGGTTGGACGCCCCGTCACACCTCGGACGAGACCCTGCGCGAGTTCGCCCACGCCCTCGCCCACCGGACCAACCACGAGGGGTCGCACCCGCTGCACGGCTGA
- a CDS encoding HAD-IA family hydrolase, whose protein sequence is MTTLTCRAIVFDMDGTLVDSTALVERIWGDFAAEHELDVVELLAFAHGRQTHDTVTRFLPRLPEDEARSLTDGLQAVEAGTRDGTVEIPGAAAFVASLPGDRVALVTSANHELARSRMAEAGVPWPAVVLASEQVAVGKPAPDGYLLAAELLGVDPGEVVVFEDAAAGLEAARASGASVVVVGDHDGPAADGLPRVAGYEDVSVTVRADGLLELTLP, encoded by the coding sequence ATGACGACCCTCACCTGCCGCGCGATCGTGTTCGACATGGACGGCACTCTCGTCGACTCGACCGCCCTGGTCGAACGCATCTGGGGCGACTTCGCGGCCGAACACGAGCTCGACGTCGTCGAGTTGCTGGCGTTCGCCCACGGCCGGCAGACCCACGACACCGTCACCCGGTTCCTGCCCCGGCTGCCCGAGGACGAGGCACGGTCCCTCACCGACGGGCTGCAGGCGGTCGAGGCGGGCACCCGGGACGGGACCGTCGAGATCCCGGGCGCCGCCGCCTTCGTGGCGAGCCTGCCGGGTGACCGGGTGGCCCTCGTGACGAGCGCGAACCACGAGCTGGCGCGGTCGAGGATGGCCGAGGCGGGCGTGCCCTGGCCCGCGGTCGTGCTGGCGTCCGAGCAGGTGGCGGTGGGCAAGCCGGCCCCGGACGGTTACCTGCTGGCTGCCGAGCTGCTCGGCGTCGACCCGGGCGAGGTCGTCGTCTTCGAGGACGCAGCGGCGGGGCTCGAGGCCGCCCGCGCCTCCGGAGCCTCGGTCGTGGTCGTGGGCGACCACGACGGTCCGGCCGCCGACGGGCTGCCGCGCGTCGCCGGGTACGAGGACGTGTCGGTGACCGTGCGGGCCGACGGGCTGCTCGAGCTCACGCTGCCGTAG
- a CDS encoding aminodeoxychorismate lyase, giving the protein MTDLAADASPTTDTAPPAPVLVVIDRARAGARGDGPGWHLADAAEPTVNVVDLGVTRGDGIFEAFGVVDGAVQALEPHLTRLARSAALLDLPVLDLDLIREAVLASAAAHAPVPFALTKLIVTRGLEGVPDSEPTAWARTEVYEDHAVERRDGIRVVALDRGYRHDVATTSPWLLQGAKTLSYAVNKSVLREAARRGADDVLFVSSDGYALEGPSASLVARFGDRFVTPRTDQGILEGTTQAAVFDALADLGHETAYELLPLTRVHEADALWLLSSGRQIAPVSDLDGRPFAIDHELTTSLVEALWARRT; this is encoded by the coding sequence GTGACCGACCTCGCCGCAGACGCCTCCCCCACGACCGACACCGCGCCTCCTGCCCCCGTGCTCGTGGTGATCGACCGGGCCCGGGCCGGCGCCCGAGGCGACGGTCCCGGGTGGCACCTCGCCGACGCGGCGGAGCCGACCGTGAACGTCGTCGACCTGGGCGTGACCCGCGGCGACGGCATCTTCGAGGCGTTCGGCGTCGTCGACGGAGCCGTGCAGGCGCTCGAGCCGCACCTGACCCGCCTGGCACGGTCGGCGGCCCTGCTCGACCTGCCCGTCCTCGACCTCGACCTGATCCGCGAGGCGGTGCTCGCCTCGGCCGCCGCCCACGCGCCCGTCCCGTTCGCGTTGACCAAGCTCATCGTGACGCGCGGCCTCGAGGGCGTGCCCGACAGCGAGCCGACCGCGTGGGCCCGGACCGAGGTCTACGAGGACCACGCCGTCGAGCGCCGCGACGGCATCCGCGTCGTGGCGCTCGACCGCGGCTACCGGCACGACGTCGCGACGACCTCGCCGTGGCTGCTGCAGGGCGCCAAGACGCTCTCGTACGCCGTGAACAAGAGCGTGCTGCGCGAGGCCGCCCGTCGGGGCGCCGACGACGTCCTCTTCGTCAGCAGCGACGGGTACGCGCTCGAGGGGCCGTCGGCCTCGCTCGTCGCGCGTTTCGGCGACCGCTTCGTCACCCCGCGCACCGACCAGGGCATCCTCGAGGGCACGACGCAGGCGGCCGTGTTCGACGCCCTGGCGGACCTCGGCCACGAGACCGCGTACGAGCTGCTGCCGCTCACCCGCGTGCACGAGGCGGACGCCCTGTGGCTGCTGTCCAGCGGACGTCAGATCGCTCCCGTGTCGGACCTCGACGGCCGGCCGTTCGCCATCGACCACGAGCTGACGACGTCGCTGGTCGAGGCGCTCTGGGCCCGTCGCACCTGA